A single window of Methylacidimicrobium sp. AP8 DNA harbors:
- a CDS encoding thioesterase family protein has product MSALPPEPRTETRIKVYYFDTDAAGVVHNVAYLRLIEVARSELAERLGWSLAEMGRSGLVPVLVRTEIDYLRPARLGEELIVESRLTRLERLRFFIESAIRREGEPAVLVRCRQTLVTVRLADGRPRAVPEAWAEAYPHLLATADRPKPGAG; this is encoded by the coding sequence ATGAGCGCCCTGCCCCCGGAGCCGCGGACCGAGACGCGCATCAAGGTCTACTATTTCGATACCGATGCGGCGGGAGTGGTCCACAACGTAGCCTACCTCCGGCTGATCGAAGTCGCGCGCTCGGAGCTGGCGGAGCGGCTCGGGTGGAGCTTGGCCGAGATGGGGAGGTCGGGTCTGGTCCCGGTCCTGGTGCGGACCGAGATCGACTATCTGCGGCCGGCGCGGCTCGGGGAGGAGCTGATCGTCGAGTCGCGCCTGACCCGGCTGGAACGGTTGCGTTTCTTCATCGAGAGCGCGATCCGGCGGGAAGGGGAGCCGGCCGTGCTCGTGCGTTGCCGCCAGACCCTCGTCACGGTGCGCCTCGCCGACGGCCGCCCCCGGGCGGTGCCGGAAGCCTGGGCGGAAGCCTACCCTCATCTCCTGGCAACGGCGGACCGGCCGAAGCCCGGAGCCGGATAG
- a CDS encoding NAD(P)H-hydrate dehydratase encodes MIILSTGAIRDLEEREMSRGVSQEELMERAGKGCAERILEAFPGKRRALALIGRGNNGGDGLVIARTLARAGWEVAVFLSAERTKLGALCARKLEEWERQGGRIASGGSPPWREADVVIDALLGIGMSGELRGTLADLVSACNRERARRFFRTVAVDTPSGLWEGADAASTAVEADLTLTIGYGKEFLFREGLSRFVGRIEVVPIFSERPEGAGSQAIVPEELAPWLPRRSAHCHKGRFGRVLLVGGSRGFSGAAVLAAQAAHRVGAGLVNLGVREEIYPIVASRCPPETMVFPISDLELFSANRSRATVIAIGPGLGLDRAAEELLADLVERGGPPMIFDADALTLLARNPALFERFRFPAVLTPHPGELRRLLGREIPDAQREEAAREFVERVPATLILKGTRTLVARKGEPLWYNTTGNPGLAAGGSGDTLLGVLAGLVAQGIPPWEAAKLGVWLHGRAADLLLRSRGVEEGILATEVAEGLGPALRSLREAAARALCEQEEWTGKGFRPPAATTSPRSPS; translated from the coding sequence ATGATCATCCTTTCCACCGGTGCGATCCGGGATCTCGAGGAACGGGAGATGTCGCGCGGCGTCTCGCAGGAAGAGCTGATGGAGCGGGCCGGGAAAGGATGCGCCGAGCGGATTCTCGAAGCCTTTCCCGGAAAGCGGCGGGCGCTGGCCCTGATCGGGCGGGGAAACAACGGGGGCGACGGTCTGGTCATCGCCCGGACGCTGGCCCGAGCCGGCTGGGAGGTGGCCGTATTTCTCTCTGCGGAACGGACGAAGCTCGGGGCACTCTGTGCCCGGAAGCTGGAGGAATGGGAGCGCCAGGGGGGGCGCATTGCGTCGGGAGGGTCCCCTCCGTGGCGGGAGGCCGACGTCGTGATCGACGCCCTATTGGGCATCGGGATGAGCGGAGAGCTCCGTGGGACTCTGGCCGACCTCGTCTCCGCTTGCAACCGCGAGCGAGCCAGGCGGTTTTTCCGAACGGTCGCCGTGGACACCCCATCGGGTCTTTGGGAAGGGGCGGATGCGGCTTCCACGGCGGTCGAAGCCGACCTCACGCTGACGATCGGCTACGGCAAGGAGTTCCTCTTCCGGGAAGGACTTTCCCGCTTCGTCGGCCGGATCGAGGTGGTGCCGATCTTTTCGGAGCGTCCGGAGGGCGCCGGGAGCCAGGCGATCGTTCCCGAGGAGCTGGCGCCCTGGCTCCCGAGGCGGAGCGCCCACTGCCACAAGGGCCGTTTCGGCCGGGTCCTCCTTGTCGGAGGGTCCCGCGGATTCAGCGGAGCCGCCGTCCTGGCCGCACAGGCCGCTCACCGGGTCGGCGCCGGACTGGTGAACCTCGGGGTCCGGGAGGAAATTTACCCGATCGTCGCCTCCCGGTGCCCGCCGGAGACGATGGTCTTCCCGATCTCGGACCTTGAGCTCTTCTCCGCGAACCGCAGCCGGGCGACCGTCATCGCGATCGGGCCAGGCCTTGGGTTGGATCGAGCGGCCGAAGAGCTTCTCGCGGATCTGGTCGAACGGGGCGGGCCTCCGATGATCTTCGATGCCGACGCCCTCACCCTCCTGGCGAGAAATCCTGCGCTTTTTGAGCGATTCCGCTTTCCGGCGGTCCTCACCCCCCACCCCGGGGAGTTGCGCCGCCTTCTCGGCCGGGAGATTCCCGATGCGCAGAGAGAAGAAGCGGCGCGCGAGTTTGTGGAGCGGGTTCCGGCGACCCTCATCCTCAAGGGCACCCGGACGCTCGTCGCCCGGAAGGGAGAGCCCCTCTGGTACAACACTACCGGCAATCCCGGTCTGGCCGCCGGGGGATCAGGAGACACCCTCCTGGGCGTACTGGCCGGGCTGGTCGCGCAGGGAATCCCTCCCTGGGAGGCGGCCAAGCTCGGAGTCTGGCTTCATGGGCGCGCCGCCGACCTGCTCCTCCGGAGTCGGGGTGTGGAGGAGGGGATATTGGCTACCGAGGTGGCCGAGGGACTGGGCCCGGCTCTGCGAAGCCTTCGCGAGGCGGCGGCCCGCGCTTTGTGCGAACAGGAGGAGTGGACCGGCAAGGGTTTCCGGCCGCCTGCGGCTACCACCAGCCCTCGGTCCCCATCGTGA
- a CDS encoding Slp family lipoprotein: MLDFPWARQALFFHPKARSAFCAWKGMRAVVHSLPAMGTGTKRLALFCLWTLPLLPLAGCANLSPIPEPLRKKAAGQPLLSQIAADPAAYQGRIVIFGGRIIESHVYEKGSIVLISQRPLSRHDRPARTAESGGRILVEYRGRLDPAVYSPGKRITVAGRVLAGPPLRRGPTIRIEGIYFCLWPHEPKAVEEEQQQGLAAAGALDEYGATEQYWNSVGWEPTVTMGTEGWW; this comes from the coding sequence ATGCTTGATTTTCCATGGGCCCGCCAAGCCCTTTTTTTTCACCCGAAAGCCCGATCCGCATTCTGCGCTTGGAAGGGGATGCGGGCGGTGGTTCACTCCCTTCCGGCGATGGGAACAGGGACAAAGCGGCTGGCTCTTTTCTGCCTCTGGACCCTTCCGCTTCTTCCCTTGGCCGGATGCGCGAACCTCAGCCCCATTCCCGAACCCCTGCGCAAGAAGGCCGCGGGCCAGCCCCTTCTTTCGCAGATCGCGGCCGATCCGGCCGCCTATCAGGGACGAATCGTCATCTTCGGGGGCCGGATCATCGAGAGCCACGTTTACGAGAAAGGAAGCATCGTGCTCATTTCCCAGCGGCCGCTCTCCCGGCACGACCGGCCGGCCCGCACGGCGGAATCGGGCGGCCGCATCCTCGTCGAATATCGGGGCCGCCTCGACCCGGCCGTGTACAGCCCCGGCAAGAGAATTACCGTGGCCGGGCGGGTGCTCGCCGGTCCTCCGCTCAGGCGCGGCCCGACCATCCGGATCGAAGGGATATACTTCTGCCTCTGGCCTCATGAGCCGAAGGCCGTCGAGGAGGAGCAGCAGCAGGGGCTCGCCGCCGCCGGTGCGCTCGACGAATACGGAGCGACCGAGCAATACTGGAATTCCGTCGGCTGGGAACCGACGGTCACGATGGGGACCGAGGGCTGGTGGTAG
- a CDS encoding carbon-nitrogen hydrolase, translating to MPGPHRVRVALVQAEAEPDRDANLRRQDRLFRKAAEQGAEVICTQELFATPYFCQEESVAAFRWAEEIDGPTVRFLQDQARKAEAVVIGSFFERRAPGLFHNTAVVIDAAGELLGCYRKMHIPDDPGYYEKYYFAPGDLGFRVWSTSAGRLGVLVCWDQWYPEAARLTALQGAEILFYPTAIGWHPHEKESEGAAQADAWRTIQRSHAIANGCFVAAVNRVGVEKGPGGRAIEFWGRSFVADPMGRVIAEASAEEEVLLADLDLGLIEEVRIHWPFLRDRRVDAYGGIAARYLG from the coding sequence ATGCCGGGCCCGCACCGAGTGCGGGTAGCGCTTGTCCAGGCCGAGGCGGAACCGGATCGCGACGCCAACCTCCGGCGGCAGGATCGGCTCTTCCGCAAAGCGGCGGAGCAGGGGGCGGAAGTGATCTGCACGCAGGAGCTCTTTGCCACACCCTACTTCTGCCAGGAAGAAAGCGTGGCGGCCTTCCGGTGGGCGGAGGAGATCGACGGGCCGACCGTCCGCTTCCTGCAGGATCAGGCGCGGAAGGCCGAGGCGGTCGTCATCGGCTCCTTTTTCGAGCGGCGCGCCCCCGGCCTCTTCCATAACACGGCGGTGGTGATTGACGCGGCCGGGGAGCTGCTCGGCTGCTACCGGAAAATGCACATTCCGGACGATCCCGGATATTACGAAAAATACTATTTTGCTCCCGGGGATCTCGGCTTCCGGGTCTGGTCCACCTCGGCAGGGCGTCTGGGCGTGCTCGTCTGCTGGGATCAATGGTACCCCGAGGCGGCCCGGCTGACCGCGTTGCAAGGGGCGGAGATCCTCTTCTACCCGACGGCGATCGGCTGGCATCCTCACGAGAAGGAGAGCGAAGGGGCCGCGCAAGCCGACGCCTGGAGGACGATCCAGCGAAGCCATGCCATCGCCAACGGCTGTTTTGTCGCCGCCGTCAATCGTGTCGGGGTCGAGAAAGGCCCGGGCGGGCGGGCGATCGAGTTTTGGGGCCGCAGCTTCGTGGCCGATCCGATGGGACGGGTGATCGCGGAAGCCTCGGCGGAGGAAGAGGTCCTGCTGGCCGACCTCGATCTGGGCTTGATTGAAGAAGTGCGCATCCACTGGCCCTTCCTTCGCGATCGCCGTGTGGATGCGTACGGAGGGATCGCGGCGCGCTACCTGGGGTGA
- a CDS encoding agmatine deiminase family protein translates to MPAEWSRHRATWLTWPREDGISFPGKERIMASFWADLVQRLSSGEIVRVNCFSRQQRESVRELLESRGIAVGSRVLLYENPAYEPWCRDHGPLFVQNRKETAIVDWGYDAWGKKYPPYDLDDLVPRRAASFLGMRCFEPGIVLEGGAIDTNGEGLFLVGTRCLLDPIRNPGMTRERMEAALRDYLGADRMIWLEGEIAGDDTDGHVDEIARFVDRSTIVAARAADPEDPNHAPLEENFARLQAEAQKGPERLRVVPLPMPAPLYEGETRLPASYLNFYFSNEALLYPAFGDPADVAAGEIFGSLVRDRPAIPVPARDLVWGLGGLHCITQQEPA, encoded by the coding sequence ATGCCGGCCGAATGGAGTCGGCACCGCGCGACTTGGCTCACATGGCCGCGCGAGGACGGGATCAGCTTCCCGGGGAAGGAGAGGATCATGGCCTCCTTTTGGGCCGATCTGGTGCAGCGGCTGTCCTCGGGAGAAATCGTTCGGGTCAACTGTTTTTCGCGGCAGCAGCGGGAGTCGGTCCGGGAGCTCCTTGAATCCCGGGGGATTGCGGTCGGCAGCCGGGTCCTCCTCTACGAGAACCCCGCCTACGAGCCCTGGTGCCGGGATCACGGACCGCTCTTCGTGCAGAACCGGAAGGAGACGGCGATCGTAGATTGGGGCTATGACGCCTGGGGGAAGAAGTACCCGCCCTATGACCTGGACGACTTGGTGCCCCGGCGGGCGGCCTCGTTCCTGGGGATGCGCTGCTTCGAGCCCGGGATCGTCCTCGAAGGCGGGGCGATCGACACCAATGGCGAGGGGCTTTTTCTCGTGGGCACCCGTTGCCTCCTCGATCCGATCCGCAATCCGGGCATGACCCGGGAGCGGATGGAAGCGGCGCTGCGCGACTATCTCGGCGCCGATCGGATGATTTGGCTCGAGGGGGAGATCGCGGGGGACGACACCGACGGGCATGTCGACGAGATCGCCCGGTTCGTCGATCGGTCCACCATCGTCGCGGCGCGCGCCGCGGACCCCGAGGATCCGAACCATGCGCCTCTCGAAGAGAACTTCGCCCGCTTGCAGGCGGAGGCGCAGAAGGGTCCCGAAAGGCTGCGCGTGGTCCCGCTGCCGATGCCCGCGCCGCTTTACGAGGGGGAGACGAGGCTGCCGGCTTCCTACCTGAACTTCTACTTTTCCAACGAGGCTCTCCTCTACCCGGCTTTCGGCGATCCCGCCGACGTCGCCGCCGGGGAGATTTTCGGCTCGCTGGTGCGCGACCGCCCGGCGATCCCCGTGCCCGCCCGCGACCTCGTATGGGGCTTGGGCGGCCTGCACTGCATCACCCAGCAGGAGCCGGCGTAA
- a CDS encoding cysteine desulfurase family protein, protein MIKRSIYLDNNATTAVLPEVVREMVPFLSVYYGNPSSAYALGQEAKEAVRSARRRVARLLGCREEEIVFTSGGTESDNAALWSALRASGKRELVTTMVEHPAVYRLCRELEKDGYRVRWVPVGADGLLDPAEVARAIRAETALVSVMTANNETGVLFPIREVAEICRDRGVLFHTDAVQAVGKVAIDLSRIPVDFLSVSAHKFGGPKGVGVLYVRDGVPFRPLLWGGSQESGRRAGTENVPGIVGMGKAAELAAERVGSFADRVGTLRDRFERTILAGLDDVRINGHPGKRVPNTSNLCFRNVESEALLLDLDRQGIQASGGSACSTGSARPSRVLLAMGLSPQEAFSSVRFSLGWNQTEEEIDRAAAAVIEAVGRIREKLPSGLAMS, encoded by the coding sequence GTGATCAAGCGTTCCATCTACTTGGATAACAATGCAACGACAGCGGTGCTTCCGGAGGTGGTTCGGGAGATGGTCCCGTTCCTCTCGGTCTATTACGGAAACCCTTCGAGCGCCTATGCTCTCGGACAGGAAGCCAAGGAGGCCGTCCGCTCGGCCCGCCGGCGCGTCGCCCGCCTTTTGGGTTGTCGTGAGGAGGAGATCGTCTTCACGAGCGGGGGCACCGAGTCCGACAACGCCGCTCTCTGGTCGGCGCTGCGCGCTTCCGGGAAGCGGGAGCTGGTGACGACCATGGTCGAGCATCCGGCCGTCTATCGATTGTGCCGGGAGCTCGAGAAAGACGGCTATCGCGTCCGTTGGGTTCCTGTGGGCGCCGACGGGCTTCTCGATCCGGCTGAGGTCGCGCGGGCAATCCGCGCGGAGACGGCGCTCGTTTCGGTCATGACCGCTAACAACGAGACGGGAGTGCTCTTCCCGATCCGGGAGGTAGCGGAAATCTGCCGGGATCGGGGAGTGCTCTTCCATACCGACGCCGTCCAGGCGGTCGGCAAAGTGGCGATCGACCTCTCCCGGATCCCGGTCGACTTCCTGTCGGTGTCGGCCCATAAGTTCGGCGGCCCCAAGGGAGTGGGCGTCCTCTACGTGCGCGACGGCGTCCCCTTCCGCCCGCTGCTGTGGGGAGGATCCCAGGAGAGCGGACGGCGCGCGGGCACCGAAAACGTGCCGGGGATCGTCGGCATGGGAAAAGCCGCCGAGCTGGCGGCCGAACGGGTGGGCTCGTTCGCGGATCGGGTCGGGACGCTGCGGGACCGATTCGAGCGGACGATCCTGGCCGGGCTCGACGACGTCCGGATCAACGGCCATCCGGGGAAGCGGGTGCCGAACACCTCCAATCTCTGCTTCCGGAACGTCGAATCGGAAGCTCTCCTGCTCGATCTCGACCGCCAAGGCATTCAGGCTTCCGGCGGATCGGCCTGCAGCACCGGGAGCGCGAGGCCCTCTCGCGTTCTCCTGGCGATGGGGCTCAGCCCGCAGGAGGCCTTCTCCAGCGTCCGCTTCTCCCTGGGCTGGAATCAGACCGAGGAAGAGATCGACCGGGCGGCGGCCGCGGTGATCGAAGCGGTGGGCCGGATTCGGGAAAAGCTGCCGTCCGGCCTGGCGATGTCATGA
- a CDS encoding aminotransferase class V-fold PLP-dependent enzyme has translation MTVEQIVNDPDLRAQLFPVTRRKHFLAHAAVAPITQPAVDRIRRAAEEGASQEQETEVLLQELDQCRRTAARLLHVDPSEVALVGPTAFGLNLVAQGIDFQPGDEVVFYPDDYPANVYPWMRLAERGVKLVRLEPGALGRLTPELVLDAVGPRTRLVALASCHFLSGYLLDYRTIGEELRRRDVLFCLDGIQSLGAAPMDAACCDFLSADSHKWLLGPLGAGIFYVRKERQDLLRPALVGAWNIRSPGFIAQPQIECVAGARRYECGALYALGILGMRASMELLLEVGIEAIRERLLSLHAFLADGLRKRGWSLLAEEFPAEARSGIVTATHDGIDLAAAAERLKEQNIVVSLRWDRQGKRYLRFSPHFYNTHAELAQAVAALDRVASH, from the coding sequence ATGACCGTCGAACAGATCGTCAACGATCCCGACCTCCGGGCCCAGCTCTTCCCGGTGACCCGGCGGAAGCACTTTCTGGCCCATGCGGCCGTCGCCCCGATCACGCAGCCGGCCGTCGACCGGATCCGGCGCGCGGCCGAGGAGGGGGCGAGCCAGGAGCAGGAGACCGAGGTGCTTCTCCAAGAGCTCGACCAATGCCGCCGGACGGCGGCACGGCTCCTGCACGTCGATCCGTCGGAGGTCGCGCTGGTCGGACCGACCGCCTTCGGTCTGAACCTGGTGGCGCAGGGGATCGACTTCCAGCCGGGAGACGAGGTGGTCTTCTACCCGGACGACTACCCGGCCAACGTCTACCCCTGGATGCGGCTGGCCGAGCGCGGCGTCAAGCTCGTCCGGCTCGAGCCCGGCGCCTTGGGCCGACTCACCCCGGAGCTGGTGCTCGATGCGGTCGGGCCGCGGACACGCCTGGTGGCGCTCGCTTCCTGTCACTTTCTTTCCGGCTACCTTCTCGACTATCGGACGATCGGGGAAGAGCTCCGCCGGCGGGACGTGCTCTTCTGCCTGGACGGGATTCAATCGCTCGGCGCAGCCCCCATGGACGCAGCCTGCTGCGACTTCCTGAGCGCGGATTCTCACAAGTGGCTCCTCGGTCCGCTCGGGGCGGGCATCTTTTATGTCCGGAAGGAGCGGCAGGATCTCCTCCGGCCGGCCCTCGTGGGCGCATGGAACATCCGTTCGCCGGGCTTCATCGCGCAGCCGCAGATCGAGTGCGTGGCGGGTGCGCGGCGCTACGAATGCGGGGCTCTCTATGCCTTGGGTATCCTGGGCATGCGGGCTTCGATGGAGCTCCTGCTGGAAGTGGGCATCGAGGCGATCCGGGAGCGGCTTCTCTCTCTGCATGCTTTCCTGGCCGATGGCCTGCGCAAGCGGGGATGGAGCCTGCTGGCCGAAGAGTTTCCCGCGGAGGCGCGTTCCGGGATCGTGACGGCGACCCATGATGGGATCGATCTGGCCGCCGCCGCCGAGCGACTCAAGGAGCAGAACATCGTGGTCTCGCTCCGGTGGGACCGGCAGGGCAAGAGGTACCTCCGCTTCTCCCCCCATTTTTACAACACGCACGCGGAGCTCGCGCAAGCGGTCGCCGCGCTCGACCGCGTGGCTTCGCACTAG
- a CDS encoding histidinol-phosphatase HisJ family protein yields MLFDYHVHTPLCRHAIGKPADYIRRAREVGLGELGFSDHNPMPTAFDDWRMGPDELPRYLALVEEAKSESKGFPIRLGLECDFLPGYEEHLRYLAGQADWDFLIGSVHYVEPHWDIDNPAKLAKWEERPVEEIWSLYFAAYARMARSGLFDFLAHPDLVKKFGRRPAGDLTDYYREAVDAIADAGLAIEVSTAGLRKEAQEIYPEKRFLEMAFRRHIPVLLSSDAHRPEEVGYRFDLALDLVREVGYRQLVRFERRRPIPVAIG; encoded by the coding sequence ATGCTCTTCGACTACCACGTTCACACCCCCCTTTGCCGGCACGCTATCGGGAAGCCGGCGGACTATATCCGCCGCGCCCGGGAGGTCGGCCTGGGCGAGCTGGGATTCAGCGACCACAACCCGATGCCCACCGCCTTCGACGACTGGCGGATGGGGCCGGACGAGCTGCCGCGCTATCTCGCGCTCGTGGAGGAGGCGAAGTCCGAGTCCAAAGGCTTTCCGATCCGCCTGGGGCTCGAATGCGACTTCCTGCCGGGCTACGAGGAGCATCTGCGCTATCTGGCCGGGCAGGCGGACTGGGATTTCCTGATCGGCTCCGTCCACTACGTAGAGCCCCATTGGGACATCGACAACCCGGCGAAGCTGGCCAAGTGGGAAGAGAGGCCGGTGGAAGAGATCTGGAGCCTCTATTTCGCCGCCTACGCCCGGATGGCCCGCTCCGGACTCTTCGATTTCCTCGCCCATCCTGACCTAGTGAAGAAGTTCGGGCGGAGGCCCGCCGGTGACCTGACGGACTATTACCGGGAGGCCGTCGACGCGATTGCCGACGCGGGGCTCGCCATCGAGGTGAGCACGGCGGGGCTGCGCAAGGAAGCCCAGGAGATCTACCCGGAGAAGCGTTTCCTGGAAATGGCCTTTCGCCGTCATATCCCCGTCCTCCTCAGCTCCGACGCCCACCGTCCGGAAGAAGTCGGCTACCGGTTCGATCTGGCGCTCGATCTGGTCCGGGAAGTGGGCTACCGGCAGCTCGTCCGCTTCGAGCGGCGGAGGCCGATCCCCGTGGCGATCGGTTAA
- a CDS encoding DNA-3-methyladenine glycosylase, with protein sequence MSAGRKLTREDFLSDDPADRARFFLGKRLVCASPEGRVSGIICETEAYGGAEDKACHGYGNRKTRRTEMLFRAGGVAYVYFCYGMHYLLNFVTGPAGVPQAVLIRGVRIEEGKPLVQKRRRPFPERQWADGPAKVCEAFGIDLTYNGVCLLGDTLWVEDPGIRVPEEEVLRTPRIGVAYAEEWAEKPLRFVWRCGG encoded by the coding sequence ATGAGCGCGGGCCGGAAGCTGACCCGGGAAGACTTCCTCTCGGACGATCCGGCCGACCGGGCCCGCTTCTTTCTGGGGAAACGGCTCGTCTGCGCCTCGCCGGAAGGCCGGGTCAGCGGGATCATCTGCGAGACCGAGGCCTACGGCGGGGCGGAGGACAAGGCCTGCCACGGGTACGGGAACCGCAAGACGCGGCGCACCGAAATGCTCTTCCGCGCCGGGGGGGTGGCCTACGTCTATTTTTGCTACGGGATGCACTATCTCCTCAATTTCGTGACGGGCCCGGCGGGAGTCCCGCAGGCCGTCTTGATCCGCGGAGTTCGGATCGAAGAAGGCAAGCCCCTGGTGCAAAAGAGAAGGCGGCCGTTCCCGGAGCGGCAATGGGCCGACGGTCCGGCCAAAGTCTGCGAAGCTTTCGGCATCGACTTGACCTACAACGGCGTCTGCCTGCTCGGCGACACCCTCTGGGTCGAAGATCCGGGGATCCGTGTTCCGGAGGAGGAGGTCCTGCGCACGCCGCGGATCGGCGTCGCGTACGCGGAGGAGTGGGCCGAAAAACCGCTCCGCTTCGTCTGGCGGTGCGGGGGTTGA